GATTCGCTGTCGGACGGCAGCAGGCGAACGGTATAATTACGTGCTTTGCTACGGCGCTTTGCGCGCCGTACGCCCGCATTCCAACTTCCCGGCAGGACCCACCACCATGACAGCCCTCCTCATCGACGGCAACGCCCTTTCGAAGACCTTGCGCGCCCAGGCCGCCGAACGCGCCGCCGCGCTGACCGCACGCGGCCACCAGCCCGGTCTCGCGGTGATCCTCGTCGGCGCCAACCCGGCGAGCGAAGTTTACGTGCGCAACAAGATCAAGGCGTGCGAGGACAACGGCTTCTTCTCGCTGAAGGATGCGTACCCGGCCACGCTGTCCGAAGCCGACCTGCTTGCACGCATCGACGAACTGAACCGCGACCCGAAGATCCACGGCATCCTCGTCCAGCTGCCGCTGCCGGCGCACATCGACAGCCACAAGGTGATCGAGGCGATCGCGCCGGAAAAGGACGTCGACGGCTTTCACGTCGCGAACGCCGGCGCGCTGATGACCGGCAAGCCGCTGTTCCGCCCGTGCACGCCGTACGGCGTGATGAAGATGTTCGAAGCGCACGGCATTGCGCTGCAGGGCGCGAACGCGGTCGTGATCGGCCGCTCGAACATCGTCGGCAAGCCTATGGCGATGATGCTGCTCGACGCCGGCGCGACCGTGACGATTTGCCACAGCAAGACGCGCGACCTCGCCGCGCATACGCGCGAGGCCGACATCGTGGTCGCCGCGGTCGGCAAGCGCAACATCCTGACCGCCGACATGGTGAAGCCGGGCGCAACGGTGATCGACGTCGGCATGAACCGTGACGACGCGGGCAAGCTGTGCGGCGACGTCGATTTCGCGGGCGTGAAGGAAGTCGCCGGCTACATCACGCCGGTGCCGGGCGGCGTCGGCCCGATGACCATCACGATGCTGCTGATCAACACGATCGAATCCGCCGAACGCGCCGCTGCCGCCGCAGCCTGAAGCTGCCTTTGCCCAGCCGGTGCGCGGTCCGCGCGCCGGCGCCTCGCCAGCCGCAATCGCGCGGCTGCATCGCGCCGGCCGGCGCGCCGATGCACCTCGCTGCTCGCCCGCCGCCGGCCGCCCCTGGCCGGGCGCCCACATCCGACCCTGCGTCAATCGCGTCATTAGAAACTAACGATTGGAAAGCGCACGATGCGCCCCAATAATGTCGGTATCGGGCGCCGCTTCATCGCGCCTCACCCTTTTCACCCCGGTTCATCCGGCAACAGACAGGGAGTCTCAATGTCCGCCAGCGCCAACACCAATCCCCTCCTCGACTTCTCCGGCCTGCCCCGTTTCGGCGAGATCCGCCCGGAACACGTGACGCCCGCGCTCGATACGCTGCTCGACGCCGCCAGCCGCGCGGTCGAAGCGGCGAGCGCGAGCGACACGCCGTCGACCTGGGCCGCCGTCGTCGAGACGGTCGAGCAGGCCACGGAGCCGCTCGGCCGCGCCTGGGGCATCGTCGGCCACCTGAATGCGGTCGCCGACACGCCCGAACTGCGCGCTGCCTACGGTGAAAACCTGCCGCGCGTGACCGAGTTCTGGTCGAGCGTCGGCCAGAATCTCGCGCTGTACGAAAAGTACAAGGCGATCGCCGCGAGCGCCGAATACGCAACGTTGTCCGCCGAGCGCAAGAAGATTCTCGACAACGCGCTGCGCGACTTCCGCCTGTCGGGCGCCGAGCTGCCCGAGGACCAGAAGCCGCGCTTCGCGGAACTGCAGGAACAGCAGGCCGCGCTGTCGAAGGCGTTTTCCGATCACGTGCTCGATGCAACCAACGCGTACGCGTACTTCGTCACCGACGAAGCCGAGCTGGCCGGCCTGCCCGGCGACGCAATCGAGGCTGCTCGCGAAGCCGCGCAGAAGGACGGCAAGGAAGGCTGGAAATTCACGCTGCATTTCCCGTCGTACTTCCCGGTGCTGCAGTACGCGGACAACCGCGCGCTGCGCGAGACGCTCTACCGCGCCTATGCGACGCGCGCGTCGGAGCTCGGGCCGCAGTACGGCGACGGCAAGGCCGAATGGGACAACACGGCGATCGTCGTCGACGCGCTGAAGCTGCGCCGCGAAGAGGCGCAGATGCTCGGCTACCGCAACTTCGCCGAAGTGTCGCTCGCGCCGAAGATGGCCGAATCGCCGCAGCAGGTGATCGCATTCCTCGAGGATCTCGCGACGCGCGCCCGCCCGCACGCGGACAAGGACTGGGACGAGCTGCGCACGTTCGCCGCGAAGGAGCTCGGCCTCGCCGAACTCGCGCCGTGGGACGTCGCATACGCGGCCGAGAAGCTCCGCCAGCAGCGCTATGCGTTCTCGGAAAACGAGGTCAAGCAGTACTTCCCGGAACCGGCCGCGCTGAAGGGCCTGTTCACCGTCACCGAAACGCTGTTCGGCGTGAAGATCAAGCCGGACGACGCGCCGGTATGGCACAAGGACGTGCGCTTCTTCCGCGTCGAGAACCGCGACGGCTCGCTCGTCGCGCAGTTCTATCTCGACCTGTACGCACGCGAAGGCAAGCGCGGCGGCGCCTGGATGGATGATGCGCGTTCGCGCGCGAAGCGCGGCAGCGACGTGCAAACGCCCGTCGCGTACCTCACCTGCAACTTCTCCGCGCCGGTCGGCGGCAAGCCCGCATGCTTCACGCACGACGAAGTGATCACGCTGTTCCATGAATTCGGCCACGGGCTGCATCACATGCTCACGCGCGTCGACGAGCTCGGCGTGTCGGGCATCAACGGCGTCGAATGGGATGCGGTCGAACTGCCGTCGCAGTTCATGGAGAATTTCTGCTGGGAATGGGACGTGCTGTCGTCGATGTCGTCGCACGTCGATACGGGCGCATCGCTGCCGCGCGAGCTGTTCGACAAGATGATCGCCGCGAAGAACTTCCAGAGCGGGCTCGGCACGCTGCGCCAGATCGTGTTCTCGATGTTCGACATGCTGCTGCACGTCGACTTCGACCCGGCCGGCACCACCGGCGTGACCGCGTTCGCGCGCGAGATCAACGAGCGCTATCACGTGATCCCGCAGGCGGCGTTCTCGCGCTGGCCGAACACGTTCAGCCACATCTTCGCGGGCGGCTATGCGGCCGGCTACTACAGCTACAAGTGGGCCGAAGTGCTGTCGGCCGATGCATACGCGGCGTTCGAGGAAGCGGCCGCCGCCAGCGGCAGCGTGCTCGACGCGGCAACCGGCACGCGCTATCGCCGCGAAATCCTCGAGGTCGGCGGCAGCCGGCCGGCGATGGAATCGTTCAAGGCGTTCCGCGGCCGCGAGCCGCAGATCGACGCGCTGCTGCGCCACAACGGGATGGCCGCGTCCGCGCACTGAATGGGCTGCCCGGCCACGCCGGCTGCATCGACAGGCACCGCTTCGGCGGTGCCTTTTTTCATGGCGCGGGCGTGTCGCCGCCCACTTCGTCGTCGAACAGCAGGAATTGCCCGTGGCGTTCGGCCGTATCCTCGTCGATGCGCACGCCGACGCCGAGCAGCCGTACCGGCTGCGCGCGCCGCAACAACCCCTTCGCGAGCAGCGTGACGGCCGTCTCGGCATTCGTCGCGTCGGCCACGCACTCGACCGTCGTGCGCTGGAAATCGGCGAAGCGGATCTTCACGTACAGCTTGCGGATCGACCGCGCGGCGCCCGCGCGATCGATCCGCGCGTCGAGTTGCACGACGAGGCGACGGATTTCGTCCGCGCATTGTTCGAGTGTCGTCAGGTCGGTCACGTAGGTCGTCTCGACGCTGACCGACTTGCGCTCCTGGTCGGCCTGCACGGGCCGCTCGTCGATCCCGCGCGACAGTTCGTACAGCCGCCGCCCGAACGCGCCGAACTCGCGGTGCAGGTCGATCAGCGGCCAGTCGCGCAATTGCGCGCAGGTCTGGATGCCGAGCCGGTCGAGCCGCGTGGCCGTCACCTTGCCGACGCCGTGCAGCTTGCGCACCGGCAGCGCCGCGACGAACGCGTCGATCTCGTGCGGCCGCACGACGAACAGCCCGTCGGGCTTGTTCCAGTCGGACGCGATCTTCGCGATGAACTTGTTCGGCGCGACGCCCGCCGACACGGTCACGCCGACCGTATCGCGCACCCGCTCGCGGATCTCGCGCGCAATCAGCGTCGCACTGCCCTGGCAACGTTCCGACCCGCTGACGTCGAGGTACGCCTCGTCGAGCGACAGCGGCTCGACGTCCGGCGTGTAGTCGCGATAGATCGCCATGATCTGCCGCGACGCCGCGCGATACTTGTCCATCGCGGACGGCAGGATCAGCAGGTCCGGACACTTGCGCATCGCCAGCGCGGACGACATCGCCGAATGCACGCCGTAGCGCCGCGCCTCGTAGTTGCAGGTCGCGATCACGCCGCGCTGGTCGGGGCGGCCGCCGACCGCGAGCGGCCGGTTGCGCAGCGACGGGTCGTCGCGCATCTCGACCGACGCGTAGAAGCAGTCGCAATCGCAGTGAATGATCTTGCGCGTGCGCGGCGGCGCGTCGCCGGGCAGCGGCGTGGGTAGATCGGCAGGCGGGATGGTGGTCGGGCTCACGGTGCCGATACTGTACAAAAACACAGTGCCGGTTTCAACTGCCGCATACGTCCGTCGCTCGCCGGCCGCAGCCAGCCCTCCCGCAACTGGCCGCCTGGCGCCGACTGCGCCGTACCGGCCCGGTTCGTGCGGATCGTACCGGCCGGGCACGGGCAGCGGCACCTATACTCGTCTGCCGCGACACACGAAATCCAAAGGTGACGGATGAAGACGATCGGACTGATCGGCGGCATGAGCTGGGAATCGTCGGCCGAGTACTACCGGATGATCAACCGGCACTCGAAGGCATTGCACGGCGGCCATCACAACGCGAAGAGCGTGCTGGTCACGGTCGACTTCGCCGAAATCGAAGCGCTGCAGCGCACGCACGACTGGGCCGCGCTCGGCGAACGGATGGCCGACGCCGCGCGACAGCTCGAAGCGGCCGGCGCCGACCTCGTCGTCCTGACGACCAATACGATGCATCGCGTGCACGACGCGATCGAGGCCGCGGTGACGCTGCCGTTCCTGCATATCGCCGATCCGACCGGCAGCGCGCTGCGCGCCGCGGGCGTCGAGCGCGTCGCGCTGCTCGGTACGCGCTACACGATGGAACTGCCGTTCTATGCGGCGCGGCTGCGCGAGAAGTTCGGGCTCGACGTGCTGGTGCCGGACGAACGCGGGCGCGACGACGTGCACCGGATCATCTACGACGAGCTGTGCCACGGCGTCATCTCGGAGGAATCGCGCTCCACGTATGTGTCGATCATCGATGGGCTGGCTCAGCGCGGCGCGCAGGCCGTGATCCTCGGCTGCACGGAAATCACGCTGCTGATCGGTGCGGACGACTCGCCGCTGCCGGTATTCGATACGACCGCGCTGCATGCGAAAGCAGCCGTCGAATGGGCGGCGCGCTGAACGATGCGCGCCATCGCATAAAGAAAACCGTCGTCGGACGGCATCGCCGCATTGTTCCGCGCACCGGGATTCACTCTCCCGGCGTACGTGTCGCCGTGCGCCCGACTCCCTGCTCTCGCCCATCACACCGGCCCGGCACGAACGACCCACGAATCACGCGGCTCGCTTCACGCGGACGCGCCGGCGCGACTGCTGATCCCTTGGTAATAAAGTGACCGCAAATTGGTACGCGAGCAGCGGCACCGCACTCGACGCTGCTCGTCGCGGTCTCTTTTTTCCACCAACCGGAAACAGGAACATGAAAAGACTCAGCACCGTGCTCGGCGCGCTGCTCGCCGTGTCGGCCACGCTCAACGCGCACGCGGACCCCAGCATCACCGCATCGGCCGCCACGACGCCCAGGGACGGCTTCGATCGCATGACGTGGGAGATCACGCCCGAAGTCGTGCCGACCCAGGTCAACGCCAGTTACTACTGGGCCAACCAGTTGTCGTCGCAACACGGCGGACACGCGATCTACACCGGCATCCAGCCGCGCACCCGCAGCACCAACGTGGTGATCTTCAGCGCGTTCGGCACCGGCACGGCGCCGCTGTCGGCGAATTGCCGCGGCGGCGCCGACGGCGGCTCCGGCACGTCGTGCTCGATCGCCTACCCGTGGAAAACCGGCCACGCCTATCGGCTGCAGGTCACCGTGACGCAGGCCAATCGCAGCGACGGGCGCTCGACCGTCGACGGCTTCATCACGGACGTCGCCACCGGCGCCACGACGCCGACCGGCAGTATCGCGGTGCCGGCGGACTGGGGCGGCCTGTCGAGCTCGGCTTACCTGTTCGACGAGTACTTCCCGTTCAACGCCGCGTCGAAGGACCCGATGCAGCGGCCGTGCGTGCCGTATGCGCGCTACATGACGTCGCTGCCGCATTTCTACCTGAAGGATGTGGACTACCCGGCGACCGAGCGGTCGATCCGGCTGAATACGGGCAAGGACAAGTGCGCGGTGCTCTCGGGCACGCCGAACGCACGGACCACGCTGGTCAACACGACGACCTATCTGCTCGAGAACGGCTTCCTGCCCGGGAGCCCGGGCGCGCCGAAATAACAAGCGGACGCGGAAAACAAAAAACCCGGCATGGAGCCGGGTTTTTCGTGGACGAGGTGCGCATCGGTCAATTGCGCGGCACATCGTCTGGTGTGCTTGGTTGCGGGGACAGGATTTGAACCTGTGACCTTCGGGTTATGAGCCCGACGAGCTGCCAGACTGCTCCACCCCGCGTCAGAGAAATAAATTATAGGGTGAGGAAATACTCACGTCAATACTTTTGTCACAATTTCTGCCTCCCTTCCTCGCGCGACGATGCGTGACCCTGCACGACATCCGCGTTCGCACCCCATGCTCGCGGTAAGATGACGGCCTCCGAATTCACGCCGCACGCCCCTCCCGTTCATGAAAATAGCCACCTGGAACGTCAACTCGCTCAACGTCCGCAAACAGCACGTGCTCGACTGGCTCGCGCAAAGCGGCACCGACGTCCTGTGCCTGCAGGAACTGAAGCTGCCGGACGAGAAATTCCCGCGCGCCGATCTCGAGGCGGTCGGCTACCGCAGCTGGTTCACGGGCCAGAAGACCTACAACGGCGTCGCGATCCTCGTGCGCGACACGCTCGCCGTCGACGAATCGGACGTCGTGCGCAACATCCCCGGCTTCGACGACCCGCAGCAGCGCGTGATCGCCGCGACGGTCGACGGCGTGCGCATCGTGTCCGCCTACTTCCCGAACGGCCAGGCGCTCGACTCCGACAAGTTCGTCTACAAGATGCAGTGGCTCGACGCGCTGCAGGCATGGCTGCGCACCGAGCTGCAGCGCTACCCGAAGCTCGCGCTGCTCGGCGACTACAATATCGCGCCGGAAGACCGCGACGTGCACGATCCCGCGAAATGGGAAGGCCAGAACCTCGTGTCGCCGCAGGAGCGCGCGCACTTCGCGCAGCTGATCGAACTCGGCTTCGTCGATGCGTTCCGCCGCTTCGAGCAGCCCGAGAAAACCTTCACGTGGTGGGACTACCGGATGATGGCGTTCCGCCGCAACGCGGGGCTGCGCATCGACCACATCCTGCTGTCGCCGGCGCTCGCGGCAACCTGCGCGTCGTGCGAGGTCGATCGCACGCCGCGCACGTGGGAACAGCCGTCCGACCACACGCCCGTCGTCGCGATCGTCGGCTGATCGCCCAGGGCCTGTTCACGCGCGATCAGCGCCGCGCGGGCGCCGGCCCGAGATGGGCCCACAGGAAGCCGAATTCGGCCGCATCGGCTTCCGCGCGTTCGAGATCGTCGGCGCTGCCGTGGCCGCCGTCGGTGTTCTCCCAGTACCACACCCGTTCGTGACCGAGCGCCTGCATGCGCGCGGCCAGCTTGCGTGCATGCGCGGGATGCACGCGGTCGTCGCGGGTCGACGTCGTCAGCAGCAACGGCGGATACACGACACCTTCGCGCACGCGGTGATAGGGCGAATACGCTGCCAGCGCCGCGCCTTCGCGCGGATCGTCCGGATCGCCGTATTCGTCGAGCCATGCGGCGCCCGCGTGCAGCTTCGGATAGCGCTGCATGTCGAGCAGCGGCACGCGGCACAGCACCGCGCCGAACAGCTCCGGCCGCTGCATCATGCACGCGGCGACCAGCAGCCCGCCGTTGCTGCCGCCCTCGATCCCCAACTGCGCGGCGCTCGTCACGCCGGTCGCAATCAGATCCTCGGCCACCGCGATGAAATCGTCGAACGAACGCTGACGGTGTTCGCGCTGCGCGTCGGTATGCCAGCGCGGTCCGAACTCGCCGCCGCCGCGGATGTGCGCGAACGCCATCACGCCGCCGCGTTCGAGCCAGCCGATGCCGAACGCATCGCTGTAGCCCGGCAGGTTCGGGATCGCAAAGCCGCCATAGCCCGACAGCAGGCACGGCCGCGCGACGCGCGTCTCGCCTTCCGGTGCGTCGAGCGCATCGCTCGGCCCGATCAGCGTGTACGGCACCACCGTGCCGTCGTGCGAACGCGCGCTCGCGCGGCGCACGACGAGGCCGGCCGCGTCGAACTGCACCGGCGGCCGGTCGAGCAGCACGCGGCGCGACGGTGCATCGTCCGCGCGGTCGGCCAGATCGGCCAGCCAGCATTCGGGCGGATCGAGATAGGTGTCGACGTCGACGTACACTTCGTCGTTCAGCGTCGATTCGACGGGCTCGACGTCGATCTGCGCGTCGCCGGGCCAGTCGAACGGCCGCGCGTCCCACGTCCACGCCCCGTCGTCGGCCTGCCGCGGCTGCCACAGCATCGTGCGGTTGTGCACGTCGTCGAGCCAGCTGGCGATCAGCGTCGTGCGCGTATG
This DNA window, taken from Burkholderia cenocepacia, encodes the following:
- the folD gene encoding bifunctional methylenetetrahydrofolate dehydrogenase/methenyltetrahydrofolate cyclohydrolase FolD, translated to MTALLIDGNALSKTLRAQAAERAAALTARGHQPGLAVILVGANPASEVYVRNKIKACEDNGFFSLKDAYPATLSEADLLARIDELNRDPKIHGILVQLPLPAHIDSHKVIEAIAPEKDVDGFHVANAGALMTGKPLFRPCTPYGVMKMFEAHGIALQGANAVVIGRSNIVGKPMAMMLLDAGATVTICHSKTRDLAAHTREADIVVAAVGKRNILTADMVKPGATVIDVGMNRDDAGKLCGDVDFAGVKEVAGYITPVPGGVGPMTITMLLINTIESAERAAAAAA
- a CDS encoding M3 family metallopeptidase, with the translated sequence MSASANTNPLLDFSGLPRFGEIRPEHVTPALDTLLDAASRAVEAASASDTPSTWAAVVETVEQATEPLGRAWGIVGHLNAVADTPELRAAYGENLPRVTEFWSSVGQNLALYEKYKAIAASAEYATLSAERKKILDNALRDFRLSGAELPEDQKPRFAELQEQQAALSKAFSDHVLDATNAYAYFVTDEAELAGLPGDAIEAAREAAQKDGKEGWKFTLHFPSYFPVLQYADNRALRETLYRAYATRASELGPQYGDGKAEWDNTAIVVDALKLRREEAQMLGYRNFAEVSLAPKMAESPQQVIAFLEDLATRARPHADKDWDELRTFAAKELGLAELAPWDVAYAAEKLRQQRYAFSENEVKQYFPEPAALKGLFTVTETLFGVKIKPDDAPVWHKDVRFFRVENRDGSLVAQFYLDLYAREGKRGGAWMDDARSRAKRGSDVQTPVAYLTCNFSAPVGGKPACFTHDEVITLFHEFGHGLHHMLTRVDELGVSGINGVEWDAVELPSQFMENFCWEWDVLSSMSSHVDTGASLPRELFDKMIAAKNFQSGLGTLRQIVFSMFDMLLHVDFDPAGTTGVTAFAREINERYHVIPQAAFSRWPNTFSHIFAGGYAAGYYSYKWAEVLSADAYAAFEEAAAASGSVLDAATGTRYRREILEVGGSRPAMESFKAFRGREPQIDALLRHNGMAASAH
- the dinB gene encoding DNA polymerase IV, with product MFLYSIGTVSPTTIPPADLPTPLPGDAPPRTRKIIHCDCDCFYASVEMRDDPSLRNRPLAVGGRPDQRGVIATCNYEARRYGVHSAMSSALAMRKCPDLLILPSAMDKYRAASRQIMAIYRDYTPDVEPLSLDEAYLDVSGSERCQGSATLIAREIRERVRDTVGVTVSAGVAPNKFIAKIASDWNKPDGLFVVRPHEIDAFVAALPVRKLHGVGKVTATRLDRLGIQTCAQLRDWPLIDLHREFGAFGRRLYELSRGIDERPVQADQERKSVSVETTYVTDLTTLEQCADEIRRLVVQLDARIDRAGAARSIRKLYVKIRFADFQRTTVECVADATNAETAVTLLAKGLLRRAQPVRLLGVGVRIDEDTAERHGQFLLFDDEVGGDTPAP
- a CDS encoding aspartate/glutamate racemase family protein, which codes for MKTIGLIGGMSWESSAEYYRMINRHSKALHGGHHNAKSVLVTVDFAEIEALQRTHDWAALGERMADAARQLEAAGADLVVLTTNTMHRVHDAIEAAVTLPFLHIADPTGSALRAAGVERVALLGTRYTMELPFYAARLREKFGLDVLVPDERGRDDVHRIIYDELCHGVISEESRSTYVSIIDGLAQRGAQAVILGCTEITLLIGADDSPLPVFDTTALHAKAAVEWAAR
- a CDS encoding DUF3472 domain-containing protein — its product is MKRLSTVLGALLAVSATLNAHADPSITASAATTPRDGFDRMTWEITPEVVPTQVNASYYWANQLSSQHGGHAIYTGIQPRTRSTNVVIFSAFGTGTAPLSANCRGGADGGSGTSCSIAYPWKTGHAYRLQVTVTQANRSDGRSTVDGFITDVATGATTPTGSIAVPADWGGLSSSAYLFDEYFPFNAASKDPMQRPCVPYARYMTSLPHFYLKDVDYPATERSIRLNTGKDKCAVLSGTPNARTTLVNTTTYLLENGFLPGSPGAPK
- the xth gene encoding exodeoxyribonuclease III — its product is MKIATWNVNSLNVRKQHVLDWLAQSGTDVLCLQELKLPDEKFPRADLEAVGYRSWFTGQKTYNGVAILVRDTLAVDESDVVRNIPGFDDPQQRVIAATVDGVRIVSAYFPNGQALDSDKFVYKMQWLDALQAWLRTELQRYPKLALLGDYNIAPEDRDVHDPAKWEGQNLVSPQERAHFAQLIELGFVDAFRRFEQPEKTFTWWDYRMMAFRRNAGLRIDHILLSPALAATCASCEVDRTPRTWEQPSDHTPVVAIVG
- a CDS encoding prolyl oligopeptidase family serine peptidase, whose amino-acid sequence is MSESFRWPAGADPFRFLEALDSKRARTWVDEQNARTRAALRDDDAYRALTARLAKAYLPRERPVIPTRWRDWAYDLWQDDLHPKGLWRRTRWADWRAGQPAWETLLDIDALGAEEGESWVFEQEAILYPDGDRVLLSLSPGGADAVVVREFDLVERRFVDDGFTIDAPGHHTVGWIDRDTVYVSWDRGEAHATAAGYPYEARRWARGTALADAPVVFSGEPDDISAGAWYDPIDRRHVAWRSVDFFDAHAYWLTDAGEWARYDVPTHVEVGFWEGWLVLEPRLDWDCDGVRHAGGSLLAIREEAFLAGARDFTTLFAPRPTTSACTWTHTRTTLIASWLDDVHNRTMLWQPRQADDGAWTWDARPFDWPGDAQIDVEPVESTLNDEVYVDVDTYLDPPECWLADLADRADDAPSRRVLLDRPPVQFDAAGLVVRRASARSHDGTVVPYTLIGPSDALDAPEGETRVARPCLLSGYGGFAIPNLPGYSDAFGIGWLERGGVMAFAHIRGGGEFGPRWHTDAQREHRQRSFDDFIAVAEDLIATGVTSAAQLGIEGGSNGGLLVAACMMQRPELFGAVLCRVPLLDMQRYPKLHAGAAWLDEYGDPDDPREGAALAAYSPYHRVREGVVYPPLLLTTSTRDDRVHPAHARKLAARMQALGHERVWYWENTDGGHGSADDLERAEADAAEFGFLWAHLGPAPARR